From one Triticum urartu cultivar G1812 chromosome 3, Tu2.1, whole genome shotgun sequence genomic stretch:
- the LOC125548904 gene encoding vegetative cell wall protein gp1-like isoform X1, translating into MPTPPCPSPDPHAAAPLHRDSRRSAPPRRPAPPRPSPETGAAAPHPWKPPPSPPSPETPIGAPPNRIHPITCALPGTPTCAVGSCGRLTPPPPATAALPVPHSGQPRTSPSNFGFCRRRHEVHLLSSRKFSYTLSNVLGHDRAPAIERLPLPSLSDF; encoded by the exons ATGCCCACGCCGCCGTGCCCCTCCCCGGATCCCCACGCCGCCGCGCCCCTCCACAGAGACTCGCGCCGCAGCGCCCCTCCCCGGAGAcccgcgccgccgcgcccctcCCCGGAGACCGGTGCTGCCGCACCCCATCCCTGGAAACCCCCGCCGTCGCCCCCGTCCCCGGAGACCCCCATCGGCGCGCCCCCTAACCGGATCCACCCGATAACGTGCGCCCTCCCTGGAACCCCCACGTGCGCCGTCGGATCTTGCGGCCGCCTCACGCCTCCACCACCGGCCACCGCTGCTCTTCCCGTCCCCCACTCTGGTCAACCCCGCACTTCTCCCTCCA ATTTTGGTTTTTGCAGAAGAAGGCACGAAGTTCACTTACTGTCATCGAGGAAATTCAGCTATACCCTCTCCAACGTCCTCGGCCACGACCGTGCTCCAGCCATAGAGCGCTTGCCTCTGCCGTCTCTAAGTGATTTTTGA
- the LOC125548904 gene encoding formin-like protein 13 isoform X2, giving the protein MPTPPCPSPDPHAAAPLHRDSRRSAPPRRPAPPRPSPETGAAAPHPWKPPPSPPSPETPIGAPPNRIHPITCALPGTPTCAVGSCGRLTPPPPATAALPVPHSGQPRTSPSKEGTKFTYCHRGNSAIPSPTSSATTVLQP; this is encoded by the exons ATGCCCACGCCGCCGTGCCCCTCCCCGGATCCCCACGCCGCCGCGCCCCTCCACAGAGACTCGCGCCGCAGCGCCCCTCCCCGGAGAcccgcgccgccgcgcccctcCCCGGAGACCGGTGCTGCCGCACCCCATCCCTGGAAACCCCCGCCGTCGCCCCCGTCCCCGGAGACCCCCATCGGCGCGCCCCCTAACCGGATCCACCCGATAACGTGCGCCCTCCCTGGAACCCCCACGTGCGCCGTCGGATCTTGCGGCCGCCTCACGCCTCCACCACCGGCCACCGCTGCTCTTCCCGTCCCCCACTCTGGTCAACCCCGCACTTCTCCCTCCA AAGAAGGCACGAAGTTCACTTACTGTCATCGAGGAAATTCAGCTATACCCTCTCCAACGTCCTCGGCCACGACCGTGCTCCAGCCATAG